AGGCCGAGCGCCGGCCCGTGGCGAAGGCCGACGACGTGCAGATGGAACTGTCGGAGCGGCCGCTGGGTGTCTTCTCCCGCCAGATCGCGCTGGCCGACACGCTGGACACCGAGCACATCGAGGCGGACTACGACGCCGGCGTGCTCACCCTGCGGATCCCGATCGCCGAACGTGCCAAGCCCCGCAAGATCGCCATCGGCGGCGGCCGTAAGGAGATCTCCGGCTGACCCAACGGCGACAAGGGCCGAACAACGGCGGAGGACGGGTCACTGATCTCCCCCTCTCCCGTCCTCCGCACCCCATCGACCGAAGAAGGTGGCGGCGGTGACCCTGCGACGCGAGGCGTTCCTCGACCGAGTGAAGGAACGCGGTGAGTACGACAGCCCGCAGGAAGCAGAACGCGCGGCCCGTGTGGTGCTCGCCCTGCTGGGGGCGCACCTGGTCGGCGCGGTGCGCGCCCAGCTCGCGGCGCGCCTGCCGGAAGACTTCGCCCTGATCCTCCTCAACCCGCTGCAGAGCGCCGAACCGCTGCCACCGGAGCGGTTCGTTCGGGCGACGGCGGCCTGGATCGAGGGGGCCACCGAGCAGACCGCGGCCTGGGACGTCAGCGCCGTCCTCAGCACCGCCGGCGATGCCGCTGGTGACGACCTGCTGGGGCAGATCCTGTTCCAGCTCCCCCCGGGCTACGACCTCCTCTTCGGACGCCCCCAGCCCGCCTGATCACCCACCCACTCACCTGGTGCCCGTACACCGGCACCACTATCCCGGCGACAGAAAGGCAACCACCGCAGTGATCTCCGACCTGCGTACACCACTGCAGCAGCTGCCCGCGATGACCTACGAGCAAATGCTGGACAAGGTCCGCTACGAAGGCGCCTACCCCACCCGCGAGCGGGCCGAGGAAGTCACCCATCTGGTGCTCGAGGGACTCGGACGCCAGCTGACGGGCGACGAACGCGTCGAGCTCGCCGCCCGCCTCCCCTTCGAAGCCGCACGTGTCCTCACGGCTCAGATCCCCGACTCCCCGCCCCTGACCGGTTGGGCCTTCGTCAAGGGCCTCGCCGACCGCACCGGTGCCTCCCTGGCCACCACCCGCTGGAATACCGGAGCCGTCTTCGCCGTCGTCGCGGCCCTGGCCGGCCCCGACCTCCTCACCCGCATCCTGCGCCAGCTCCCTTCCGGCTTCGCGCTGCTGTTCGGCCGCGCCGAACTCAATCCCGCCGCCTGAGCGCGCCGTGTCCATCCGGCGCGGGCGCGTTGGTCACGGTGACGCATACACAGGTTGCAAAGACCCCACGGGACCCGTACCGCGGGCGCCGGGGCAACAGCAGATGCCCGTTCCCTCTTCCTGACCGTCGATCGAAGCCCTGGTCCGCCCGGGACCAGGGCTTCGATCCGCCCCCGGGCGCTGGGACGCGGTGGGGGCGGGTCGGGTGTGTATGTGACGGGCTGCCCGGGCCGGCGGCAGCCCGAAAAGCGCGGCGCCCGCACCGAGCGATCAGCGACCAGGCCAGGGATGACGGCGGGCAACGGTGTCCGCTTGCCAGCGGATGCCCCTGGCGATGCGGCGGCGCAGACTCCTCCGGCAAGCGAGGGCGAGGTCCCGGGCCATGTCGGCGGGCAGGCTCGGGTCGGCGACTAGGACGAGCCCCAGGTTCCTGCCGTTCATGTCCGCGTCGGGCTGCCTCATACACCCTTGACCTGCCGCCGGGTGGGCCCCGGTGATGTCGCGCCTCGCCCCTCCCCCGGGCTGCCATCGCAGGGAGGGATGCGCTCGTTCACCCGTTCGGCAGCACATCGCGCCTGCGGGCCGGAGAACCCCTAGCATGCTGACTGTGCGACCCATTCTCCCGAAGTTCGAGGGCGGCCGGGTACAGGGCCTCTTGCAGCTCATCGAGGACGGCATCCACCTCGTCGTCGCGGCGCTCCTTGTACTGCTCGCGGGGCTCCTGACCGTCGGGGTCGTCCACGATGTCATCAGGTCGATCCAGGGGCCATACCGTGAGGAGACGGTCGTTCTCTCCGCCCTGGACAACGGCCTTGTGCTGTTCATCGTGGCCGAGCTGCTCCACACCGTCCGCCTCACCATCAGGAACCAGACCCTCGACGCGGAGCCGTTCCTCGTCGTTGGCCTGATTGCCGGCATCCGCAGGGTGCTCATCGTGACAGCCGAGGCGGAGAAGTCCTTCCACTGGAACGTCGAGGGGATCGAACTGCTCATCCTGGCGGGGCTGATCCTCGTGATGGCGA
The DNA window shown above is from Streptomyces sp. NBC_01445 and carries:
- a CDS encoding Hsp20/alpha crystallin family protein, whose translation is MLMRTDPFRELDRLAQQLIGPGTWSRPSTMPMDAYREGDQYVVSFDIPGVSADALDIDVERNMLTVKAERRPVAKADDVQMELSERPLGVFSRQIALADTLDTEHIEADYDAGVLTLRIPIAERAKPRKIAIGGGRKEISG
- a CDS encoding DUF2267 domain-containing protein yields the protein MTLRREAFLDRVKERGEYDSPQEAERAARVVLALLGAHLVGAVRAQLAARLPEDFALILLNPLQSAEPLPPERFVRATAAWIEGATEQTAAWDVSAVLSTAGDAAGDDLLGQILFQLPPGYDLLFGRPQPA
- a CDS encoding DUF2267 domain-containing protein encodes the protein MISDLRTPLQQLPAMTYEQMLDKVRYEGAYPTRERAEEVTHLVLEGLGRQLTGDERVELAARLPFEAARVLTAQIPDSPPLTGWAFVKGLADRTGASLATTRWNTGAVFAVVAALAGPDLLTRILRQLPSGFALLFGRAELNPAA
- a CDS encoding phosphate-starvation-inducible PsiE family protein, encoding MRPILPKFEGGRVQGLLQLIEDGIHLVVAALLVLLAGLLTVGVVHDVIRSIQGPYREETVVLSALDNGLVLFIVAELLHTVRLTIRNQTLDAEPFLVVGLIAGIRRVLIVTAEAEKSFHWNVEGIELLILAGLILVMATAVYVWRRSTRPGDYFPLEEARRSP